The following are from one region of the Strix uralensis isolate ZFMK-TIS-50842 chromosome 4, bStrUra1, whole genome shotgun sequence genome:
- the LOC141942467 gene encoding uncharacterized protein LOC141942467, giving the protein MEFIFLVLYFSFFICLCALVCLYFSGCQEMTYKHEGKKLLISSSNCITRKLILDHFHHVRLIT; this is encoded by the coding sequence ATGGAGTTCATatttcttgttttatatttttctttttttatctgcCTCTGTGCTTTGGTGTGCCTGTATTTTTCTGGCTGCCAAGAAATGACATATAAGCATGAAGGTAAGAAGTTACTGATTAGCTCATCCAATTGCATTACAAGGAAATTAATCTTGGACCATTTTCATCATGTTAGATTAATTACTTAA